The genomic window CGCCCTGTCCGGTCATTCCGATACCGATGATAGTATCGGGGTCGTCCAACGCATCGACGACATCTCGGATCGTCTCGGTCGTCAGCGTCCACGTCCGTTCCATGTCCTGCTCTACCCATCCGGTCTCCGGTTGTTGGAGGGAGTTGTCCCTCGCAGCTCGGTGAAGTTCATTCCCGTCGAGGTCGAACGCGACTGATTTAATCCGAGTCGTACCTGCATCTACACCTATGAGTATGTGACTCATGCATATGCAGTATAAATCATTACTAATAAATTTTCCCGTCACACCCGTTCTTCACGTGCTTCTCCGTGTTCTCAAAACAACTAACAAAAACATTTATTATGTGTGGTTTGGAATACCAAAGCGCTGCGAAAGACCCGCAACAACGGAACACTGTATAGGGAGCCTAACGTGCAGGGCATAGAGTCAAGTAGTCGAGGCGATCGATCGTGGTGACCGACTACGAAAGAAAGCAAACCGCTACTCGACAGGAAAATCACGGCGGTCTACGGAACCCGTCTGATATCACCGAACAAAACGAATGAAAGCACTCGTCACGGCGAATTTCGACGACGCGAACTTGAACAGACTGCAGGACGACCTCGGTATGGTGATCGACTACCGACCGATCAAGGAGCGATCCGAGCGACTATCCCAGTCCGAACTCGAAGTTCTCCTCGAGGATGTCGACGTGTTTGTCGTCGGGTACGAGGGTGTCTCAGCCGAGGTGATGGATACGGCCGAAAATTTGCAGGTGATCGCCTGTTCCCGCGGCGGCCCGGAGGCCAATGTGGACATCGATGCCGCGACGGATCGCGGGATTCCCGTCCTATACGCGCCCGAGCGGAACGCGGTTAGCGTGGCCGATTTTACCGTCGGAATGATCCTTGCATCGACACGGAACATCGCCCGTAGCCATCATCTGCTCCACACTCAAACGTACACAGGCGAACCGGTCGCCGACGCAGCAGGCGGTGGCGAGCGGGAGGATGTTACGTGGGGCATCGCGAAGGGGTCGCCGTACGCCGAACTCGCTGGGCCGGAACTCGAGGGAAAGACCCTTGGAATCGTCGGCATGGGTGCAATCGGTCAGAACGTTGCCCAGCGTGCCGACGGGTTTGGCGTCGAAATGCTCGGGGTCGATCCTTTTGTCGACACTGAAGCGATGGCCGAACACGGCGTCACGAAGGTCAAACTGGACGAACTCTGTGAGCGCTCGGATATCGTGACGGTACACTGTCCCGTGACCGAGGCGACTCGTAACCTAATCGGCGAAGCGGAGTTCGATCTCATGCCGCAGAATGCGTACTTCGTTAACATTGCCCGCGGTGCAATCATCGAGCAGGACGCACTGGTCGACGCGCTTCGGAATGACCAGCTCGCAGGCGCTGCACTCGACGTGTATGACCGAGAACCGCTCCCCGACGGCCACCCGCTCCTAGAGTTGCCGAACGTGGTGACGACACCTCACATCGCAGGCGCCGCGCACGAAGTCGTGAATCGCCACGCTGCGATGCTGACTGACGATATCGCGGCGCTCCTCGCGGGACGAGAACCCGAACACGTCGCAAACGAAGAGGCGCTCGCCGGACTAACCGTTGGCGACGAGACCTGACCGAATCGCAGACAGACACCGACGTGGACACGGTGACAGTTCACAACGATGAAATCAATGGTACAAGAACTCACGGAAGAACGGACCGCAGTGGCGGAACTCGGAAAGCGGATGCTCGAACAGGAGCTTACCAAAGGAACGGGCGGTAACATCAGCGCCCAGTCGGGCGATCACGTTGCGATCAGCCCCTCTGGGATACCCTACGACGAAATTACGCCGGAGGACGTGCCGATCGTTGACCTGCACGGCGAACAGGTCACCGGTGAGCCCGCTCCCTCCAGCGAGTTTCGGATGCACACCGACGTACTACGCGAGCGGAGCGAGGTTGGCGGCGTGGTGCACACACACTCGCCGTATGCCAGCACGTTCGCCAGCCTCGGCGAGCCGGTTCCCGCTTCACATTACCTGATCGCATTTGTCGGTGATCAGGTACCTGTCGCTCCGTACGAAACCTACGGAACAGCCGAATTGGCCGAGACAGCTCTCGAGACGCTCGGCGAAGAGTACAACGCCTGCCTGCTCGAGAATCACGGCGTACTCGCAGTCGGAGAGTCAGTCGAAGCAGCTTTCGAAGTCGCATTGATGACTGAATACTGCGCTCGCATCCACTACCAGGCGATCAGTGTGGGCGAGCCTAACATCTTGCCCGATCAAGAGATTGACACGCTCCTTGATCGGTTCGCGGACTATGGACAGGATCACTGACTACAAACACAGTAAATACA from Halostagnicola kamekurae includes these protein-coding regions:
- a CDS encoding 2-hydroxyacid dehydrogenase produces the protein MKALVTANFDDANLNRLQDDLGMVIDYRPIKERSERLSQSELEVLLEDVDVFVVGYEGVSAEVMDTAENLQVIACSRGGPEANVDIDAATDRGIPVLYAPERNAVSVADFTVGMILASTRNIARSHHLLHTQTYTGEPVADAAGGGEREDVTWGIAKGSPYAELAGPELEGKTLGIVGMGAIGQNVAQRADGFGVEMLGVDPFVDTEAMAEHGVTKVKLDELCERSDIVTVHCPVTEATRNLIGEAEFDLMPQNAYFVNIARGAIIEQDALVDALRNDQLAGAALDVYDREPLPDGHPLLELPNVVTTPHIAGAAHEVVNRHAAMLTDDIAALLAGREPEHVANEEALAGLTVGDET
- a CDS encoding class II aldolase/adducin family protein yields the protein MVQELTEERTAVAELGKRMLEQELTKGTGGNISAQSGDHVAISPSGIPYDEITPEDVPIVDLHGEQVTGEPAPSSEFRMHTDVLRERSEVGGVVHTHSPYASTFASLGEPVPASHYLIAFVGDQVPVAPYETYGTAELAETALETLGEEYNACLLENHGVLAVGESVEAAFEVALMTEYCARIHYQAISVGEPNILPDQEIDTLLDRFADYGQDH